The genomic DNA CAGCCACTGGTCTTCTTGGTCTCCGGGCTTTCGCTGGGGTTCATGTTGACCGTCCTGCCTTGCTTCGGCGCCGTGCGGTCGGCCTCGCGTGTCTGTGGGGTGACGACGACCTCGTAGACGGACTTGGCGAGCCACTCGAAGGCCTTGTCTACGTTCGTCCTCTCCAGCGCAGACGTTTCGAGGAAGGACAGGCCGTTTTCGCGAGCGAAGCGGTCGGCCGCTTCCTTCTTAACAACGCGCAGGTGCTCCAGATCGCACTTGTTGCCAATCAAGAAGATGCAGCAGGTGGCTGGCACAAAgacgcgcagctcctgcagccaCGTCGGAATCGAGTCGAAGGAGGTCTGGTTCGTGATGTCGTACACGAGCATGGCACCCTTCGCACCGTGGTAGATGGAGCGCGAGATGGCGCGGAAGCGCTCCTGACCTGCCGTGTCCCAAATCTGGATCTTCGCATCGCGGCTCTGAATCTTGACGCTCTTCGTCATAAACTCTACGCCGATGGTGGACGGGGTTTCCTGGTTGAACTCGTTGGTTGTGTAACGCGTCATGAGGTTCGACTTcccgacgccgctgtcgccgatCAGGACGATCTTGAAGCTGAGGTTGGTCTCCTCCATCTTCGAATCTTattcctttttgtttcccGGGTACTCGCGCGCAACGACGATAGCGGTGCACCGACGGCGTTACACCCCCTTACAAAATGACgatgaagagagaaagagagagggagggaggagggaaggtCTTTGCAAGTGGCACGCCGACAGGCACAGGCTCGACAGCGGGATGTATCGTTGGCGTGTCTCGACAAGTCAGTAGAGGCgatgaaggaaaaggaggtggtgcgagaaagagagagagagcgaaaaagCAAGCAACGCGGTAGTGGTGTGGTAGCTATGAGAGCTGCGTACAGGTTGTAGGTGTGTTGCGAGAGAgtgtgggagggggcagggtTGCATCAGGTGGTGATAGAGGCGAAC from Leishmania infantum JPCM5 genome chromosome 10 includes the following:
- the Rab11 gene encoding putative small GTP-binding protein Rab11 — protein: MEETNLSFKIVLIGDSGVGKSNLMTRYTTNEFNQETPSTIGVEFMTKSVKIQSRDAKIQIWDTAGQERFRAISRSIYHGAKGAMLVYDITNQTSFDSIPTWLQELRVFVPATCCIFLIGNKCDLEHLRVVKKEAADRFARENGLSFLETSALERTNVDKAFEWLAKSVYEVVVTPQTREADRTAPKQGRTVNMNPSESPETKKTSGCC